From the Malus domestica chromosome 17, GDT2T_hap1 genome, one window contains:
- the LOC103404430 gene encoding small ribosomal subunit protein uS4y produces MVHVVHYRNYGKTFKKPRRPYEKERLDAELKLVGEYGLRAKRELWRVQYSLSRIRNAARELLTLDEKNPRRIFEGEALLRRMNRYGLLDESQNKLDYVLALTVENFLERRLQTLVFKTGMAKSIHHARVLIRQRHIRVGRQVVNIPSFMVRVDSQKHIDFSLTSPLGGGRPGRVKRRNQKAAAKKAAGGDGDEEEEE; encoded by the exons ATGGTGCACGTCGTCCATTACCGCAACT ATGGGAAGACTTTCAAGAAGCCGCGTCGTCCTTATGAGAAGGAACGTTTGGATGCTGAGCTGAAGCTTGTTGGAGAATATGGACTCCGTGCAAAGAGGGAACTGTGGAGGGTTCAGTATTCTCTGAGCCGTATCCGTAATGCTGCCAGGGAACTTCTTACCCTGGATGAGAAAAATCCTCGCCGTATCTTTGAGGGTGAGGCTCTTCTTCGCAGGATGAACAGGTATGGCCTTCTGGATGAGAGCCAGAACAAGCTCGATTATGTGTTGGCTTTGACTGTGGAGAACTTTTTGGAGCGTCGTCTTCAAACCCTTGTGTTCAAAACTGGTATGGCCAAGTCCATTCACCACGCCAGAGTTCTCATCAGGCAAAGGCACATCAG GGTCGGAAGGCAGGTGGTCAACATCCCATCTTTCATGGTGAGGGTGGACTCCCAGAAGCACATTGACTTCTCTCTCACTAGTCCCCTCGGAGGTGGGCGCCCTGGAAGGGTGAAGAGAAGGAACCAGAAGGCCGCTGCCAAGAAGGCTGCTGGTGGTGATGGCgacgaagaggaagaagaatga